One stretch of Hymenobacter sublimis DNA includes these proteins:
- a CDS encoding DUF6122 family protein — MVLAGCRSSAVVPKFSAAPGYHHPPQAQRGDTAAVTPAREQPTTQQGRVKAEERATSSGTQDRVAKEKKEPAVGPGSRQAKATPTDTASSAIRPMAPPGPGQFASPKLFSAQTLVHYGLHFVFPLVLALVFFPLVWQTAYLVMLATMAIDLDRLLAKPIFDPLRCSVGYHPLHSFHIIPVYALLLLWPATQIVAVGLLFHMFTDTVDCLWNFSHCQDCYRNSRIRRLYNGVRKLLGLEVVE; from the coding sequence GTGGTCTTAGCCGGTTGCCGGTCATCGGCTGTCGTCCCTAAGTTTTCGGCCGCCCCCGGGTACCACCACCCGCCACAGGCCCAGCGCGGAGATACAGCGGCAGTCACCCCTGCCCGGGAGCAGCCCACTACCCAGCAGGGGCGGGTAAAGGCGGAAGAACGCGCTACGTCCTCCGGCACGCAGGACCGCGTGGCCAAGGAGAAGAAGGAACCGGCAGTCGGGCCGGGCAGCAGGCAGGCTAAAGCAACGCCCACAGATACCGCAAGCAGCGCCATCCGGCCGATGGCCCCGCCCGGGCCCGGCCAGTTTGCCTCCCCCAAGCTCTTTAGCGCCCAAACGCTGGTCCATTATGGCCTGCACTTTGTTTTTCCGCTCGTGTTGGCGCTGGTGTTTTTTCCCTTGGTGTGGCAGACCGCTTACCTGGTTATGTTGGCCACAATGGCCATTGACCTGGACCGCCTGCTGGCAAAACCCATCTTCGACCCGTTGCGCTGCAGCGTGGGGTACCATCCGCTGCACTCCTTTCATATCATACCGGTGTATGCGCTGCTGCTCCTGTGGCCGGCAACGCAAATTGTCGCTGTCGGCTTGCTTTTCCACATGTTCACGGATACGGTGGACTGCTTGTGGAACTTCAGCCACTGCCAGGACTGCTACCGGAACTCCCGTATTCGTCGCTTGTACAACGGGGTGCGGAAGCTGCTGGGCCTTGAGGTGGTCGAGTAA